From Acomys russatus chromosome 25, mAcoRus1.1, whole genome shotgun sequence, a single genomic window includes:
- the LOC127208157 gene encoding olfactory receptor 1D2-like, with protein MSKGRENETGISEFILLGITNDPQQQQILFWAFLCMYLVTVVGNALIFLAISSDSRLHTPMYFFLANLSFVDICFTTNLIPRLLASHVAGTRTISYTHCLTQMYFLISFANVDTFLLAAMALDRFVAICYPLQYCTIITPKLCGGLAAVVWVCSGLISLVHTLLMSRLTFCSSPPEISHFYCDAYLLMKLACSDTRVNQRVFLGAVVLFVAPCILIVVSYVRITMAVLQIPSAKGRHKAFSTCSSHLSVVTLFYGTVLGIYIRPPDSFSTQDTVATIMYTVVTPMLNPFIYSLRNKDMKEAVTRLLNRVSKSS; from the coding sequence ATGTCCAAGGGGAGGGAGAACGAGACTGGCATCAGTGAGTTTATCCTTCTTGGCATCACCAATGACCCACAGCAGCAACAGATCCTCTTCTGGGCCTTCCTGTGCATGTACCTGGTCACCGTGGTTGGGAACGCACTCATTTTCCTGGCCATCAGCTCTGACTCCCGCCTgcacacccccatgtacttcttcctcgcCAACCTTTCCTTTGTTGACATCTGCTTCACCACCAACCTCATCCCCAGGCTCCTGGCTAGCCATGTGGCCGGAACACGGACCATCTCTTACACCCACTGCCTGACTCAGATGTACTTTCTCATCTCCTTTGCCAATGTGGACACCTTTCTGCTGGCTGCCATGGCCTTGGACAGATTCGTGGCCATCTGCTACCCACTGCAGTACTGCACCATCATAACCCCCAAGCTCTGTGGGGGGCTGGCAGCCGTTGTGTGGGTGTGCTCTGGCCTCATCTCTCTGGTGCACACACTGCTCATGAGCAGACTGACCTTCTGCTCCTCGCCTCCGGAGATCTCTCACTTCTACTGTGATGCTTACCTGCTCATGAAGTTGGCCTGCTCAGACACACGAGTCAACCAACGTGTCTTCCTGGGGGCCGTGGTCCTCTTTGTGGCCCCCTGCATCCTCATCGTGGTCTCTTATGTCCGTATCACTATGGCGGTCCTCCAGATACCCTCTGCCAAGGGCAGGCACAAAGCATTTTCCACATGTAGCTCGCACTTGTCTGTGGTCACTCTGTTCTATGGGACAGTTCTGGGGATCTATATAAGGCCTCCAGATTCCTTTTCCACCCAGGACACGGTGGCCACCATCATGTATACTGTGGTAACCCCTATGCTGAACCCCTTCATTTACAGCCTGAGGAACAAGGACATGAAGGAGGCAGTGACAAGACTCCTCAACAGGGTCTCGAAGTCCTCTTAG